In the Sus scrofa isolate TJ Tabasco breed Duroc chromosome 6, Sscrofa11.1, whole genome shotgun sequence genome, one interval contains:
- the CCDC17 gene encoding coiled-coil domain-containing protein 17 isoform X3, with amino-acid sequence MASHSREPGLLPCGSCDMVFRSWALLATHTQRFCIGRLTRQVTVGAQPPVHSEPRLLADVPQEHQGLSDQEASKSALKRLTEEIAGYYLQVQRLRLHLQEMRPWITEVPRAPGPWRRSEAPAAEAAGSPGERLRALHRTHARRVAETEAQGRALEQLGQELSRRLQGLAWTRDGKSRLFGLEQELRELRAEAGRTRGALEVLAAHFQQLQADQGTRPNTLREPELCGPVLQANAGTLAAEIGALREAYIRGGGRDAGVLGWMWQLQVEASALELRRSKTHRGRPADAVFKELLVVEAENRRLEAEILALQMQRGAGGVRQERGEPRLVAGSSPRLRRREDPPSLPPPVAPPLPPLPRSTDILSGAFEKASQLPETRTRNLGLDPHFLLPAPDVLGPAPYDPGAGLVIFYDFLRGLEASWIWVQLVTGLARDGQDTGGTTVLPPAVCLPPPPAPGPMGNCAILASRQPIPRLPPSPPASLVCELQAWQGLAWAKTPQPKAWASLVLFDLDQRVLSGRWRLPLRALPLDPSLSPGQLNGIPQVPSSSSLEASSLAPTAGFVDPPPPEEASQGQRQAER; translated from the exons ATGGCCTCCCACTCCAGGGAGCCGGGACTCCTGCCCTGTGGGTCCTGTGACATGGTTTTCCGCTCCTGGGCCCTGTTGGCCACCCACACTCAGCGCTTCTGCATTGGCCGTCTGACCCGGCAGGTGACGGTGGGGGCACAGCCCCCAGTACACAGTGAACCACGACTCCTGGCG GATGTGCCACAGGAACACCAGGGCCTCTCAGATCAGGAGGCCAGCAAATCGGCTTTGAAGAGGCTAACCGAGGAG ATTGCGGGGTACTATCTCCAGGTGCAGCGGCTGCGGCTGCATCTGCAGGAAATGAGACCTTGGATAACAGAGGTCCCCAGGGCACCCGGGCCCTGGAGGCGTTCAGAAGCCCCAGCTGCTGAGGCTGCTGGGAGCCCCGGCGAGAGGCTGCGGGCGCTGCACCGGACTCACGCAAGGCGCGTGGCAGAGACGGAGGCACAGGGCCGGGCCCTGGAGCAACTCGGTCAGG AACTGAGCCGGCGCCTCCAAGGTCTGGCCTGGACCCGGGACGGGAAGTCACGCCTATTCGGCCTGGAGCAGGAGCTTCGAGAACTCCGGGCAGAGGCCGGGCGAACGCGGGGAGCTCTAGAGGTGTTAGCGGCGCACTTTCAACAATTACAGGCCGACCAAGG GACCCGGCCGAACACCTTGCGAGAGCCAGAACTATGCGGCCCGGTGCTGCAGGCCAATGCAGGGACTCTGGCTGCGGAGATCGG GGCCTTGCGTGAGGCCTACATTCGAGGCGGGGGCCGGGACGCCGGCGTTCTGGGCTGGATGTGGCAGTTGCAAGTAGAGGCGTCGGCACTGGAGCTTCGGCGGTCGAAGACTCACAGGG GAAGACCAGCAGATGCCGTATTCAAGGAGCTTCTGGTAGTGGAGGCTGAAAACCGGCGTCTGGAGGCAGAAATCCTGGCTTTGCAGATGCAGAGGGGCGCAGGCGGAGTGCGCCAGG AGCGTGGGGAGCCGAGACTTGTGGCCGGTTCCAGCCCACGCCTGAGGAGAAGGGAAGACCCCCCCAGCCTCCCACCTCCGGTGGCTCCTCCACTGCCACCGCTTCCACGCTCCACAGACATCTTGAGTGGTGCTTTTGAAAAGGCT TCGCAGCTTCCTGAAACGAGGACCAGAAACTTGGGCCTGGACCCACACTTCCTCCTGCCTGCACCTGATGTTCTGGGCCCTGCACCTTATGACCCCGG GGCTGGCCTTGTCATTTTCTATGACTTCCTGCGTGGCCTTGAGGCTTCTTGGATTTGGGTGCAACTAGTAACTGGCTTGGCCCGAGACGGACAAGATACAGGAGGGACCACGGTGTTACCCCCAGCCGTTTGCTTGCCTCCACCTCCAGCTCCTGGACCCATGGGCAACTGTGCCATCCTTGCCAGCAGGCAGCCTATACCCAG ACTACCGCCCTCACCACCAGCATCCTTGGTCTGTGAGCTACAGGCCTGGCAGGGGCTGGCATGGGCTAAGACACCACAGCCAAAGGCCTGGGCATCACTGGTGCTGTTTGACCTGGATCAGAGGGTGCTAAGTGGTCGTTGGCGTCTCCCACTTCGGGCCCTTCCTCTGGACCCCAGCCTTAGCCCTGGACAGCTGAACGGGATTCCCCAG GTACCCAGCTCATCTTCCCTGGAAGCCAGCTCCCTTGCCCCAACAGCTGGTTTTGTTGACCCCCCACCTCCTGAAGAGGCCTCCCAGGGGCAGAGGCAAGCAGAGCGATGA
- the CCDC17 gene encoding coiled-coil domain-containing protein 17 isoform X1 produces MASHSREPGLLPCGSCDMVFRSWALLATHTQRFCIGRLTRQVTVGAQPPVHSEPRLLADVPQEHQGLSDQEASKSALKRLTEEIAGYYLQVQRLRLHLQEMRPWITEVPRAPGPWRRSEAPAAEAAGSPGERLRALHRTHARRVAETEAQGRALEQLGQELSRRLQGLAWTRDGKSRLFGLEQELRELRAEAGRTRGALEVLAAHFQQLQADQGTRPNTLREPELCGPVLQANAGTLAAEIGALREAYIRGGGRDAGVLGWMWQLQVEASALELRRSKTHRGRPADAVFKELLVVEAENRRLEAEILALQMQRGAGGVRQERGEPRLVAGSSPRLRRREDPPSLPPPVAPPLPPLPRSTDILSGAFEKASQLPETRTRNLGLDPHFLLPAPDVLGPAPYDPGAGLVIFYDFLRGLEASWIWVQLVTGLARDGQDTGGTTVLPPAVCLPPPPAPGPMGNCAILASRQPIPRLPPSPPASLVCELQAWQGLAWAKTPQPKAWASLVLFDLDQRVLSGRWRLPLRALPLDPSLSPGQLNGIPQIGHSELFLRLVNARDAGVQTLAEINPASAHEYQYPPLVPSSSSLEASSLAPTAGFVDPPPPEEASQGQRQAER; encoded by the exons ATGGCCTCCCACTCCAGGGAGCCGGGACTCCTGCCCTGTGGGTCCTGTGACATGGTTTTCCGCTCCTGGGCCCTGTTGGCCACCCACACTCAGCGCTTCTGCATTGGCCGTCTGACCCGGCAGGTGACGGTGGGGGCACAGCCCCCAGTACACAGTGAACCACGACTCCTGGCG GATGTGCCACAGGAACACCAGGGCCTCTCAGATCAGGAGGCCAGCAAATCGGCTTTGAAGAGGCTAACCGAGGAG ATTGCGGGGTACTATCTCCAGGTGCAGCGGCTGCGGCTGCATCTGCAGGAAATGAGACCTTGGATAACAGAGGTCCCCAGGGCACCCGGGCCCTGGAGGCGTTCAGAAGCCCCAGCTGCTGAGGCTGCTGGGAGCCCCGGCGAGAGGCTGCGGGCGCTGCACCGGACTCACGCAAGGCGCGTGGCAGAGACGGAGGCACAGGGCCGGGCCCTGGAGCAACTCGGTCAGG AACTGAGCCGGCGCCTCCAAGGTCTGGCCTGGACCCGGGACGGGAAGTCACGCCTATTCGGCCTGGAGCAGGAGCTTCGAGAACTCCGGGCAGAGGCCGGGCGAACGCGGGGAGCTCTAGAGGTGTTAGCGGCGCACTTTCAACAATTACAGGCCGACCAAGG GACCCGGCCGAACACCTTGCGAGAGCCAGAACTATGCGGCCCGGTGCTGCAGGCCAATGCAGGGACTCTGGCTGCGGAGATCGG GGCCTTGCGTGAGGCCTACATTCGAGGCGGGGGCCGGGACGCCGGCGTTCTGGGCTGGATGTGGCAGTTGCAAGTAGAGGCGTCGGCACTGGAGCTTCGGCGGTCGAAGACTCACAGGG GAAGACCAGCAGATGCCGTATTCAAGGAGCTTCTGGTAGTGGAGGCTGAAAACCGGCGTCTGGAGGCAGAAATCCTGGCTTTGCAGATGCAGAGGGGCGCAGGCGGAGTGCGCCAGG AGCGTGGGGAGCCGAGACTTGTGGCCGGTTCCAGCCCACGCCTGAGGAGAAGGGAAGACCCCCCCAGCCTCCCACCTCCGGTGGCTCCTCCACTGCCACCGCTTCCACGCTCCACAGACATCTTGAGTGGTGCTTTTGAAAAGGCT TCGCAGCTTCCTGAAACGAGGACCAGAAACTTGGGCCTGGACCCACACTTCCTCCTGCCTGCACCTGATGTTCTGGGCCCTGCACCTTATGACCCCGG GGCTGGCCTTGTCATTTTCTATGACTTCCTGCGTGGCCTTGAGGCTTCTTGGATTTGGGTGCAACTAGTAACTGGCTTGGCCCGAGACGGACAAGATACAGGAGGGACCACGGTGTTACCCCCAGCCGTTTGCTTGCCTCCACCTCCAGCTCCTGGACCCATGGGCAACTGTGCCATCCTTGCCAGCAGGCAGCCTATACCCAG ACTACCGCCCTCACCACCAGCATCCTTGGTCTGTGAGCTACAGGCCTGGCAGGGGCTGGCATGGGCTAAGACACCACAGCCAAAGGCCTGGGCATCACTGGTGCTGTTTGACCTGGATCAGAGGGTGCTAAGTGGTCGTTGGCGTCTCCCACTTCGGGCCCTTCCTCTGGACCCCAGCCTTAGCCCTGGACAGCTGAACGGGATTCCCCAG ATAGGTCATTCCGAGCTCTTTCTGCGGCTGGTGAATGCACGAGATGCAGGTGTCCAGACACTGGCAGAGATCAATCCAGCAAGTGCCCATGAGTACCAGTACCCACCTCTG GTACCCAGCTCATCTTCCCTGGAAGCCAGCTCCCTTGCCCCAACAGCTGGTTTTGTTGACCCCCCACCTCCTGAAGAGGCCTCCCAGGGGCAGAGGCAAGCAGAGCGATGA
- the CCDC17 gene encoding coiled-coil domain-containing protein 17 isoform X4, with protein sequence MASHSREPGLLPCGSCDMVFRSWALLATHTQRFCIGRLTRQVTVGAQPPVHSEPRLLADVPQEHQGLSDQEASKSALKRLTEEIAGYYLQVQRLRLHLQEMRPWITEVPRAPGPWRRSEAPAAEAAGSPGERLRALHRTHARRVAETEAQGRALEQLGQELSRRLQGLAWTRDGKSRLFGLEQELRELRAEAGRTRGALEVLAAHFQQLQADQGTRPNTLREPELCGPVLQANAGTLAAEIGALREAYIRGGGRDAGVLGWMWQLQVEASALELRRSKTHRERGEPRLVAGSSPRLRRREDPPSLPPPVAPPLPPLPRSTDILSGAFEKASQLPETRTRNLGLDPHFLLPAPDVLGPAPYDPGAGLVIFYDFLRGLEASWIWVQLVTGLARDGQDTGGTTVLPPAVCLPPPPAPGPMGNCAILASRQPIPRLPPSPPASLVCELQAWQGLAWAKTPQPKAWASLVLFDLDQRVLSGRWRLPLRALPLDPSLSPGQLNGIPQIGHSELFLRLVNARDAGVQTLAEINPASAHEYQYPPLVPSSSSLEASSLAPTAGFVDPPPPEEASQGQRQAER encoded by the exons ATGGCCTCCCACTCCAGGGAGCCGGGACTCCTGCCCTGTGGGTCCTGTGACATGGTTTTCCGCTCCTGGGCCCTGTTGGCCACCCACACTCAGCGCTTCTGCATTGGCCGTCTGACCCGGCAGGTGACGGTGGGGGCACAGCCCCCAGTACACAGTGAACCACGACTCCTGGCG GATGTGCCACAGGAACACCAGGGCCTCTCAGATCAGGAGGCCAGCAAATCGGCTTTGAAGAGGCTAACCGAGGAG ATTGCGGGGTACTATCTCCAGGTGCAGCGGCTGCGGCTGCATCTGCAGGAAATGAGACCTTGGATAACAGAGGTCCCCAGGGCACCCGGGCCCTGGAGGCGTTCAGAAGCCCCAGCTGCTGAGGCTGCTGGGAGCCCCGGCGAGAGGCTGCGGGCGCTGCACCGGACTCACGCAAGGCGCGTGGCAGAGACGGAGGCACAGGGCCGGGCCCTGGAGCAACTCGGTCAGG AACTGAGCCGGCGCCTCCAAGGTCTGGCCTGGACCCGGGACGGGAAGTCACGCCTATTCGGCCTGGAGCAGGAGCTTCGAGAACTCCGGGCAGAGGCCGGGCGAACGCGGGGAGCTCTAGAGGTGTTAGCGGCGCACTTTCAACAATTACAGGCCGACCAAGG GACCCGGCCGAACACCTTGCGAGAGCCAGAACTATGCGGCCCGGTGCTGCAGGCCAATGCAGGGACTCTGGCTGCGGAGATCGG GGCCTTGCGTGAGGCCTACATTCGAGGCGGGGGCCGGGACGCCGGCGTTCTGGGCTGGATGTGGCAGTTGCAAGTAGAGGCGTCGGCACTGGAGCTTCGGCGGTCGAAGACTCACAGGG AGCGTGGGGAGCCGAGACTTGTGGCCGGTTCCAGCCCACGCCTGAGGAGAAGGGAAGACCCCCCCAGCCTCCCACCTCCGGTGGCTCCTCCACTGCCACCGCTTCCACGCTCCACAGACATCTTGAGTGGTGCTTTTGAAAAGGCT TCGCAGCTTCCTGAAACGAGGACCAGAAACTTGGGCCTGGACCCACACTTCCTCCTGCCTGCACCTGATGTTCTGGGCCCTGCACCTTATGACCCCGG GGCTGGCCTTGTCATTTTCTATGACTTCCTGCGTGGCCTTGAGGCTTCTTGGATTTGGGTGCAACTAGTAACTGGCTTGGCCCGAGACGGACAAGATACAGGAGGGACCACGGTGTTACCCCCAGCCGTTTGCTTGCCTCCACCTCCAGCTCCTGGACCCATGGGCAACTGTGCCATCCTTGCCAGCAGGCAGCCTATACCCAG ACTACCGCCCTCACCACCAGCATCCTTGGTCTGTGAGCTACAGGCCTGGCAGGGGCTGGCATGGGCTAAGACACCACAGCCAAAGGCCTGGGCATCACTGGTGCTGTTTGACCTGGATCAGAGGGTGCTAAGTGGTCGTTGGCGTCTCCCACTTCGGGCCCTTCCTCTGGACCCCAGCCTTAGCCCTGGACAGCTGAACGGGATTCCCCAG ATAGGTCATTCCGAGCTCTTTCTGCGGCTGGTGAATGCACGAGATGCAGGTGTCCAGACACTGGCAGAGATCAATCCAGCAAGTGCCCATGAGTACCAGTACCCACCTCTG GTACCCAGCTCATCTTCCCTGGAAGCCAGCTCCCTTGCCCCAACAGCTGGTTTTGTTGACCCCCCACCTCCTGAAGAGGCCTCCCAGGGGCAGAGGCAAGCAGAGCGATGA
- the CCDC17 gene encoding coiled-coil domain-containing protein 17 isoform X2: MASHSREPGLLPCGSCDMVFRSWALLATHTQRFCIGRLTRQVTVGAQPPVHSEPRLLADVPQEHQGLSDQEASKSALKRLTEEVQRLRLHLQEMRPWITEVPRAPGPWRRSEAPAAEAAGSPGERLRALHRTHARRVAETEAQGRALEQLGQELSRRLQGLAWTRDGKSRLFGLEQELRELRAEAGRTRGALEVLAAHFQQLQADQGTRPNTLREPELCGPVLQANAGTLAAEIGALREAYIRGGGRDAGVLGWMWQLQVEASALELRRSKTHRGRPADAVFKELLVVEAENRRLEAEILALQMQRGAGGVRQERGEPRLVAGSSPRLRRREDPPSLPPPVAPPLPPLPRSTDILSGAFEKASQLPETRTRNLGLDPHFLLPAPDVLGPAPYDPGAGLVIFYDFLRGLEASWIWVQLVTGLARDGQDTGGTTVLPPAVCLPPPPAPGPMGNCAILASRQPIPRLPPSPPASLVCELQAWQGLAWAKTPQPKAWASLVLFDLDQRVLSGRWRLPLRALPLDPSLSPGQLNGIPQIGHSELFLRLVNARDAGVQTLAEINPASAHEYQYPPLVPSSSSLEASSLAPTAGFVDPPPPEEASQGQRQAER; encoded by the exons ATGGCCTCCCACTCCAGGGAGCCGGGACTCCTGCCCTGTGGGTCCTGTGACATGGTTTTCCGCTCCTGGGCCCTGTTGGCCACCCACACTCAGCGCTTCTGCATTGGCCGTCTGACCCGGCAGGTGACGGTGGGGGCACAGCCCCCAGTACACAGTGAACCACGACTCCTGGCG GATGTGCCACAGGAACACCAGGGCCTCTCAGATCAGGAGGCCAGCAAATCGGCTTTGAAGAGGCTAACCGAGGAG GTGCAGCGGCTGCGGCTGCATCTGCAGGAAATGAGACCTTGGATAACAGAGGTCCCCAGGGCACCCGGGCCCTGGAGGCGTTCAGAAGCCCCAGCTGCTGAGGCTGCTGGGAGCCCCGGCGAGAGGCTGCGGGCGCTGCACCGGACTCACGCAAGGCGCGTGGCAGAGACGGAGGCACAGGGCCGGGCCCTGGAGCAACTCGGTCAGG AACTGAGCCGGCGCCTCCAAGGTCTGGCCTGGACCCGGGACGGGAAGTCACGCCTATTCGGCCTGGAGCAGGAGCTTCGAGAACTCCGGGCAGAGGCCGGGCGAACGCGGGGAGCTCTAGAGGTGTTAGCGGCGCACTTTCAACAATTACAGGCCGACCAAGG GACCCGGCCGAACACCTTGCGAGAGCCAGAACTATGCGGCCCGGTGCTGCAGGCCAATGCAGGGACTCTGGCTGCGGAGATCGG GGCCTTGCGTGAGGCCTACATTCGAGGCGGGGGCCGGGACGCCGGCGTTCTGGGCTGGATGTGGCAGTTGCAAGTAGAGGCGTCGGCACTGGAGCTTCGGCGGTCGAAGACTCACAGGG GAAGACCAGCAGATGCCGTATTCAAGGAGCTTCTGGTAGTGGAGGCTGAAAACCGGCGTCTGGAGGCAGAAATCCTGGCTTTGCAGATGCAGAGGGGCGCAGGCGGAGTGCGCCAGG AGCGTGGGGAGCCGAGACTTGTGGCCGGTTCCAGCCCACGCCTGAGGAGAAGGGAAGACCCCCCCAGCCTCCCACCTCCGGTGGCTCCTCCACTGCCACCGCTTCCACGCTCCACAGACATCTTGAGTGGTGCTTTTGAAAAGGCT TCGCAGCTTCCTGAAACGAGGACCAGAAACTTGGGCCTGGACCCACACTTCCTCCTGCCTGCACCTGATGTTCTGGGCCCTGCACCTTATGACCCCGG GGCTGGCCTTGTCATTTTCTATGACTTCCTGCGTGGCCTTGAGGCTTCTTGGATTTGGGTGCAACTAGTAACTGGCTTGGCCCGAGACGGACAAGATACAGGAGGGACCACGGTGTTACCCCCAGCCGTTTGCTTGCCTCCACCTCCAGCTCCTGGACCCATGGGCAACTGTGCCATCCTTGCCAGCAGGCAGCCTATACCCAG ACTACCGCCCTCACCACCAGCATCCTTGGTCTGTGAGCTACAGGCCTGGCAGGGGCTGGCATGGGCTAAGACACCACAGCCAAAGGCCTGGGCATCACTGGTGCTGTTTGACCTGGATCAGAGGGTGCTAAGTGGTCGTTGGCGTCTCCCACTTCGGGCCCTTCCTCTGGACCCCAGCCTTAGCCCTGGACAGCTGAACGGGATTCCCCAG ATAGGTCATTCCGAGCTCTTTCTGCGGCTGGTGAATGCACGAGATGCAGGTGTCCAGACACTGGCAGAGATCAATCCAGCAAGTGCCCATGAGTACCAGTACCCACCTCTG GTACCCAGCTCATCTTCCCTGGAAGCCAGCTCCCTTGCCCCAACAGCTGGTTTTGTTGACCCCCCACCTCCTGAAGAGGCCTCCCAGGGGCAGAGGCAAGCAGAGCGATGA
- the CCDC17 gene encoding coiled-coil domain-containing protein 17 isoform X5, which produces MRPWITEVPRAPGPWRRSEAPAAEAAGSPGERLRALHRTHARRVAETEAQGRALEQLGQELSRRLQGLAWTRDGKSRLFGLEQELRELRAEAGRTRGALEVLAAHFQQLQADQGTRPNTLREPELCGPVLQANAGTLAAEIGALREAYIRGGGRDAGVLGWMWQLQVEASALELRRSKTHRGRPADAVFKELLVVEAENRRLEAEILALQMQRGAGGVRQERGEPRLVAGSSPRLRRREDPPSLPPPVAPPLPPLPRSTDILSGAFEKASQLPETRTRNLGLDPHFLLPAPDVLGPAPYDPGAGLVIFYDFLRGLEASWIWVQLVTGLARDGQDTGGTTVLPPAVCLPPPPAPGPMGNCAILASRQPIPRLPPSPPASLVCELQAWQGLAWAKTPQPKAWASLVLFDLDQRVLSGRWRLPLRALPLDPSLSPGQLNGIPQIGHSELFLRLVNARDAGVQTLAEINPASAHEYQYPPLVPSSSSLEASSLAPTAGFVDPPPPEEASQGQRQAER; this is translated from the exons ATGAGACCTTGGATAACAGAGGTCCCCAGGGCACCCGGGCCCTGGAGGCGTTCAGAAGCCCCAGCTGCTGAGGCTGCTGGGAGCCCCGGCGAGAGGCTGCGGGCGCTGCACCGGACTCACGCAAGGCGCGTGGCAGAGACGGAGGCACAGGGCCGGGCCCTGGAGCAACTCGGTCAGG AACTGAGCCGGCGCCTCCAAGGTCTGGCCTGGACCCGGGACGGGAAGTCACGCCTATTCGGCCTGGAGCAGGAGCTTCGAGAACTCCGGGCAGAGGCCGGGCGAACGCGGGGAGCTCTAGAGGTGTTAGCGGCGCACTTTCAACAATTACAGGCCGACCAAGG GACCCGGCCGAACACCTTGCGAGAGCCAGAACTATGCGGCCCGGTGCTGCAGGCCAATGCAGGGACTCTGGCTGCGGAGATCGG GGCCTTGCGTGAGGCCTACATTCGAGGCGGGGGCCGGGACGCCGGCGTTCTGGGCTGGATGTGGCAGTTGCAAGTAGAGGCGTCGGCACTGGAGCTTCGGCGGTCGAAGACTCACAGGG GAAGACCAGCAGATGCCGTATTCAAGGAGCTTCTGGTAGTGGAGGCTGAAAACCGGCGTCTGGAGGCAGAAATCCTGGCTTTGCAGATGCAGAGGGGCGCAGGCGGAGTGCGCCAGG AGCGTGGGGAGCCGAGACTTGTGGCCGGTTCCAGCCCACGCCTGAGGAGAAGGGAAGACCCCCCCAGCCTCCCACCTCCGGTGGCTCCTCCACTGCCACCGCTTCCACGCTCCACAGACATCTTGAGTGGTGCTTTTGAAAAGGCT TCGCAGCTTCCTGAAACGAGGACCAGAAACTTGGGCCTGGACCCACACTTCCTCCTGCCTGCACCTGATGTTCTGGGCCCTGCACCTTATGACCCCGG GGCTGGCCTTGTCATTTTCTATGACTTCCTGCGTGGCCTTGAGGCTTCTTGGATTTGGGTGCAACTAGTAACTGGCTTGGCCCGAGACGGACAAGATACAGGAGGGACCACGGTGTTACCCCCAGCCGTTTGCTTGCCTCCACCTCCAGCTCCTGGACCCATGGGCAACTGTGCCATCCTTGCCAGCAGGCAGCCTATACCCAG ACTACCGCCCTCACCACCAGCATCCTTGGTCTGTGAGCTACAGGCCTGGCAGGGGCTGGCATGGGCTAAGACACCACAGCCAAAGGCCTGGGCATCACTGGTGCTGTTTGACCTGGATCAGAGGGTGCTAAGTGGTCGTTGGCGTCTCCCACTTCGGGCCCTTCCTCTGGACCCCAGCCTTAGCCCTGGACAGCTGAACGGGATTCCCCAG ATAGGTCATTCCGAGCTCTTTCTGCGGCTGGTGAATGCACGAGATGCAGGTGTCCAGACACTGGCAGAGATCAATCCAGCAAGTGCCCATGAGTACCAGTACCCACCTCTG GTACCCAGCTCATCTTCCCTGGAAGCCAGCTCCCTTGCCCCAACAGCTGGTTTTGTTGACCCCCCACCTCCTGAAGAGGCCTCCCAGGGGCAGAGGCAAGCAGAGCGATGA